From a single Nymphaea colorata isolate Beijing-Zhang1983 chromosome 4, ASM883128v2, whole genome shotgun sequence genomic region:
- the LOC116252492 gene encoding transcriptional corepressor LEUNIG_HOMOLOG isoform X1, with protein MAQSNWEADKMLDVYIYDYLLKRNLHASAKAFMAEGKVAADPVAIDAPGGFLFEWWSVFWDIFIARTNEKHSEVAAAYIEAQQMKAREHQQQMQMQQLQIMQQRHAQMQRRDASHPPLPGSINGIGSDRVLGQSTASVLAAKMYEDRMKHPNSMDTEPSQQLFDANRMALLKSSTNQGQLVQGTPGNASASLQHIQAQTQQPVDIKPDVSLAATQRPLSVDPSIYASGILHTKSPGLNQGASGLPLNGWPLTGIDQLKPNLGQQAQKSFMQTQNQFQLLTAQQQHQLLAQAQVQGSIGSAGSPKHSDMDPRRLRALPRAGLNGKDGQATGNDGSIGSPLQSGSPKVRGPSQDQAELLLKMKMAQIQQSSGHQQQPDQLQQQQIQQNNRKRKQPSSSGAANSTGTGNTAGPSPNSAPSTPSTHTPGDGLSMAANMHVNNLSKSLMMYGADGPGGLASSTNQLEGMEPFGDGCLEDNVESFLSPHDDGDPSLFGALKRSPTEHNTDSSKAALFPGFTFQEVGCLRSSTSKVICCHFSSDGKLLASAGHEKKAVLWNMDTLKTESTPEEHTHLITDVRFRPSSSQLATSSFDRTVRMWDAADPSYCLHAFTGHGTAVMSLDFHPKKTDILCSCDGNGEIRLWSSFSCTRIFKGATAQVRFQPRVGQLLAAAADNLISVFDFESDRRTHALQGHAERVHSICWDANGDYLASVSEDSVRVWSLASGGQCIHELSSNGNKFHSCIFHPAYPTLLVIGGYQSLELWNMVDNKTMSVAAHEGLIAALAQSPSTGMVASASHDKCVKIWK; from the exons ATGGCGCAGAGCAACTGGGAAGCGGACAAAAT GCTCGATGTGTATATTTATGACTATCTCTTAAAACGAAATCTGCATGCTTCCGCTAAAGCGTTCATGGCAGAAGGGAAGGTCGCTGCTGATCCCGTAG CAATCGATGCCCCTGGGGGTTTTTTATTCGAATGGTGGTCTGTCTTCTGGGACATTTTTATTGCGAGGACGAATGAGAAGCATTCAGAGGTTGCAGCTGCTTACATAGAG GCCCAACAGATGAAAGCCCGGGAACATCAACAACAAATGCAGATGCAGCAATTGCAGATTATGCAGCAAAGGCATGCTCAAATGCAGCGGAGAGATGCTAGTCATCCTCCACTCCCTGGCTCAATAAATGGTATAGGTTCTGACAGAGTGCTGGGACAGTCTACAGCCAGTGTTTTGGCAGCCAAGATGTATGAAGATCGCATGAAACACCCAAATTCCATGGACACGGAGCCATCTCAGCAGCTATTTGATGCAAATAGGATGGCCCTcttgaaatcatcaacaaatcaGGG CCAGTTGGTTCAAGGAACACCTGGCAATGCATCTGCTTCTCTGCAACACATTCAAGCACAGACACAACAACCTGTG GATATCAAACCTGATGTCAGTTTGGCTGCAACCCAAAGGCCCTTGTCAGTGGATCCATCCATTTATGCATCTGGGATTCTGCATACGAAAAGCCCAG GACTGAATCAGGGTGCTAGTGGTCTTCCACTAAATGGTTGGCCATTGACT GGGATTGATCAGCTTAAACCTAACCTTGGTCAACAAGCACAAAAGTCTTTCATGCAAACTCAAAACCAGTTTCAACTTTTGACAGCACAGCAGCAACATCAGCTTTTAGCACAGGCTCAAGTCCAAGGAAGCATAGGATCAGCAGGTTCACCAAAGCACAGCGACATGGATCCCCGAAGACTCAGAGCACTACCACGAGCGGGTTTGAATGGGAAAGATGGGCAAGCCACTGGAAATGATGGATCTATAGGCTCTCCTCTGCAGTCTGGTTCGCCAAAGGTTAGAGGTCCTTCACAGGATCAAGCAGAACTTCTTTTGAAG ATGAAGATGGCCCAGATACAACAATCTTCAGGACATCAGCAACAGCCTGACCAGTTGCAGCAGCAGCAAATACAGCAG AAcaacaggaaaagaaagcaGCCTTCATCTTCTGGAGCTGCAAACAGCACTGGTACTGGAAATACTGCTGGCCCTTCCCCAAATTCTGCACCCTCAACTCCATCAACCCATACCCCTGGTGATGGGTTGTCTATGGCTGCAAATATGCATGTGAATAATTTGTCTAAAAGTTTGATGATGTATGGTGCAGATGGACCAGGTGGACTTGCATCATCTACAAATCAGCTG GAAGGCATGGAACCCTTTGGAGATGGCTGCTTGGAGGATAATGTAGAATCATTTTTATCCCCACATGATGATGGTGATCCTAGCTTATTTGGTGCACTAAAGAGGAGTCCTACTGAGCATAACACAGACTCTTCAAAAG CTGCCTTGTTCCCAGGCTTTACTTTCCAGGAGGTTGGTTGTCTTCGTTCAAGTACAAGCAAAGTCATCTGCTGCCATTTTTCTTCTGATGGAAAATTGCTGGCTAGTGCTGGGCATGAGAAGAAG GCTGTCCTGTGGAACATGGACACGCTGAAAACAGAGTCTACTCCTGAAGAACACACACACTTGATCACAGATGTTCGATTTAGACCTAGCTCATCTCAACTGGCAACATCTTCCTTTGACAGAACTGTGCGGATGTGGGATGCTGCTGAT CCAAGCTATTGTCTACATGCATTTACTGGTCATGGAACTGCTGTAATGTCTCTAGATTTTCATCCCAAAAAAACGGACATTCTGTGCTCGTGTGATGGCAATGGTGAAATTCGCTTGTGGAGTAGTTTTTCATGCACACGTATTTTCAAg GGTGCAACGGCACAAGTGAGATTTCAACCTAGAGTTGGGCAACTTTTAGCTGCAGCAGCAGACAATTTAATATCTGTCTTTGATTTTGAGTCCGATAGGCGGACACATGCACTGCAG GGTCATGCTGAAAGAGTACATTCTATTTGTTGGGATGCAAATGGGGATTATCTTGCATCTGTAAGTGAGGATTCTGTAAGAGTCTGGTCCTTAGCCTCTGGTGGCCAGTGCATCCATGAACTCAGCTCTAATGGGAACAAGTTCCATTCATGTATTTTTCATCCTGCGTATCCAACACTCTTGGTAATTGGAGGATACCAG TCACTGGAGCTCTGGAACATGGTGGATAACAAAACCATGTCGGTGGCAGCTCATGAAGGTCTGATAGCAGCATTAGCTCAATCACCCTCTACTGGTATGGTGGCATCTGCCAGCCATGATAAATGTGTGAAAATATGGAAATAA
- the LOC116252492 gene encoding transcriptional corepressor LEUNIG_HOMOLOG isoform X3 — MAQSNWEADKMLDVYIYDYLLKRNLHASAKAFMAEGKVAADPVAIDAPGGFLFEWWSVFWDIFIARTNEKHSEVAAAYIEAQQMKAREHQQQMQMQQLQIMQQRHAQMQRRDASHPPLPGSINGIGSDRVLGQSTASVLAAKMYEDRMKHPNSMDTEPSQQLFDANRMALLKSSTNQGQLVQGTPGNASASLQHIQAQTQQPVDIKPDVSLAATQRPLSVDPSIYASGILHTKSPGLNQGASGLPLNGWPLTGIDQLKPNLGQQAQKSFMQTQNQFQLLTAQQQHQLLAQAQVQGSIGSAGSPKHSDMDPRRLRALPRAGLNGKDGQATGNDGSIGSPLQSGSPKVRGPSQDQAELLLKMKMAQIQQSSGHQQQPDQLQQQQIQQNNRKRKQPSSSGAANSTDGPGGLASSTNQLEGMEPFGDGCLEDNVESFLSPHDDGDPSLFGALKRSPTEHNTDSSKAALFPGFTFQEVGCLRSSTSKVICCHFSSDGKLLASAGHEKKAVLWNMDTLKTESTPEEHTHLITDVRFRPSSSQLATSSFDRTVRMWDAADPSYCLHAFTGHGTAVMSLDFHPKKTDILCSCDGNGEIRLWSSFSCTRIFKGATAQVRFQPRVGQLLAAAADNLISVFDFESDRRTHALQGHAERVHSICWDANGDYLASVSEDSVRVWSLASGGQCIHELSSNGNKFHSCIFHPAYPTLLVIGGYQSLELWNMVDNKTMSVAAHEGLIAALAQSPSTGMVASASHDKCVKIWK; from the exons ATGGCGCAGAGCAACTGGGAAGCGGACAAAAT GCTCGATGTGTATATTTATGACTATCTCTTAAAACGAAATCTGCATGCTTCCGCTAAAGCGTTCATGGCAGAAGGGAAGGTCGCTGCTGATCCCGTAG CAATCGATGCCCCTGGGGGTTTTTTATTCGAATGGTGGTCTGTCTTCTGGGACATTTTTATTGCGAGGACGAATGAGAAGCATTCAGAGGTTGCAGCTGCTTACATAGAG GCCCAACAGATGAAAGCCCGGGAACATCAACAACAAATGCAGATGCAGCAATTGCAGATTATGCAGCAAAGGCATGCTCAAATGCAGCGGAGAGATGCTAGTCATCCTCCACTCCCTGGCTCAATAAATGGTATAGGTTCTGACAGAGTGCTGGGACAGTCTACAGCCAGTGTTTTGGCAGCCAAGATGTATGAAGATCGCATGAAACACCCAAATTCCATGGACACGGAGCCATCTCAGCAGCTATTTGATGCAAATAGGATGGCCCTcttgaaatcatcaacaaatcaGGG CCAGTTGGTTCAAGGAACACCTGGCAATGCATCTGCTTCTCTGCAACACATTCAAGCACAGACACAACAACCTGTG GATATCAAACCTGATGTCAGTTTGGCTGCAACCCAAAGGCCCTTGTCAGTGGATCCATCCATTTATGCATCTGGGATTCTGCATACGAAAAGCCCAG GACTGAATCAGGGTGCTAGTGGTCTTCCACTAAATGGTTGGCCATTGACT GGGATTGATCAGCTTAAACCTAACCTTGGTCAACAAGCACAAAAGTCTTTCATGCAAACTCAAAACCAGTTTCAACTTTTGACAGCACAGCAGCAACATCAGCTTTTAGCACAGGCTCAAGTCCAAGGAAGCATAGGATCAGCAGGTTCACCAAAGCACAGCGACATGGATCCCCGAAGACTCAGAGCACTACCACGAGCGGGTTTGAATGGGAAAGATGGGCAAGCCACTGGAAATGATGGATCTATAGGCTCTCCTCTGCAGTCTGGTTCGCCAAAGGTTAGAGGTCCTTCACAGGATCAAGCAGAACTTCTTTTGAAG ATGAAGATGGCCCAGATACAACAATCTTCAGGACATCAGCAACAGCCTGACCAGTTGCAGCAGCAGCAAATACAGCAG AAcaacaggaaaagaaagcaGCCTTCATCTTCTGGAGCTGCAAACAGCACTG ATGGACCAGGTGGACTTGCATCATCTACAAATCAGCTG GAAGGCATGGAACCCTTTGGAGATGGCTGCTTGGAGGATAATGTAGAATCATTTTTATCCCCACATGATGATGGTGATCCTAGCTTATTTGGTGCACTAAAGAGGAGTCCTACTGAGCATAACACAGACTCTTCAAAAG CTGCCTTGTTCCCAGGCTTTACTTTCCAGGAGGTTGGTTGTCTTCGTTCAAGTACAAGCAAAGTCATCTGCTGCCATTTTTCTTCTGATGGAAAATTGCTGGCTAGTGCTGGGCATGAGAAGAAG GCTGTCCTGTGGAACATGGACACGCTGAAAACAGAGTCTACTCCTGAAGAACACACACACTTGATCACAGATGTTCGATTTAGACCTAGCTCATCTCAACTGGCAACATCTTCCTTTGACAGAACTGTGCGGATGTGGGATGCTGCTGAT CCAAGCTATTGTCTACATGCATTTACTGGTCATGGAACTGCTGTAATGTCTCTAGATTTTCATCCCAAAAAAACGGACATTCTGTGCTCGTGTGATGGCAATGGTGAAATTCGCTTGTGGAGTAGTTTTTCATGCACACGTATTTTCAAg GGTGCAACGGCACAAGTGAGATTTCAACCTAGAGTTGGGCAACTTTTAGCTGCAGCAGCAGACAATTTAATATCTGTCTTTGATTTTGAGTCCGATAGGCGGACACATGCACTGCAG GGTCATGCTGAAAGAGTACATTCTATTTGTTGGGATGCAAATGGGGATTATCTTGCATCTGTAAGTGAGGATTCTGTAAGAGTCTGGTCCTTAGCCTCTGGTGGCCAGTGCATCCATGAACTCAGCTCTAATGGGAACAAGTTCCATTCATGTATTTTTCATCCTGCGTATCCAACACTCTTGGTAATTGGAGGATACCAG TCACTGGAGCTCTGGAACATGGTGGATAACAAAACCATGTCGGTGGCAGCTCATGAAGGTCTGATAGCAGCATTAGCTCAATCACCCTCTACTGGTATGGTGGCATCTGCCAGCCATGATAAATGTGTGAAAATATGGAAATAA
- the LOC116252492 gene encoding transcriptional corepressor LEUNIG_HOMOLOG isoform X2, whose product MAQSNWEADKMLDVYIYDYLLKRNLHASAKAFMAEGKVAADPVAIDAPGGFLFEWWSVFWDIFIARTNEKHSEVAAAYIEAQQMKAREHQQQMQMQQLQIMQQRHAQMQRRDASHPPLPGSINGIGSDRVLGQSTASVLAAKMYEDRMKHPNSMDTEPSQQLFDANRMALLKSSTNQGQLVQGTPGNASASLQHIQAQTQQPVDIKPDVSLAATQRPLSVDPSIYASGILHTKSPGLNQGASGLPLNGWPLTGIDQLKPNLGQQAQKSFMQTQNQFQLLTAQQQHQLLAQAQVQGSIGSAGSPKHSDMDPRRLRALPRAGLNGKDGQATGNDGSIGSPLQSGSPKVRGPSQDQAELLLKMKMAQIQQSSGHQQQPDQLQQQQIQQNNRKRKQPSSSGAANSTGTGNTAGPSPNSAPSTPSTHTPGDGLSMAANMHVNNLSKSLMMYGADGPGGLASSTNQLEGMEPFGDGCLEDNVESFLSPHDDGDPSLFGALKRSPTEHNTDSSKGFTFQEVGCLRSSTSKVICCHFSSDGKLLASAGHEKKAVLWNMDTLKTESTPEEHTHLITDVRFRPSSSQLATSSFDRTVRMWDAADPSYCLHAFTGHGTAVMSLDFHPKKTDILCSCDGNGEIRLWSSFSCTRIFKGATAQVRFQPRVGQLLAAAADNLISVFDFESDRRTHALQGHAERVHSICWDANGDYLASVSEDSVRVWSLASGGQCIHELSSNGNKFHSCIFHPAYPTLLVIGGYQSLELWNMVDNKTMSVAAHEGLIAALAQSPSTGMVASASHDKCVKIWK is encoded by the exons ATGGCGCAGAGCAACTGGGAAGCGGACAAAAT GCTCGATGTGTATATTTATGACTATCTCTTAAAACGAAATCTGCATGCTTCCGCTAAAGCGTTCATGGCAGAAGGGAAGGTCGCTGCTGATCCCGTAG CAATCGATGCCCCTGGGGGTTTTTTATTCGAATGGTGGTCTGTCTTCTGGGACATTTTTATTGCGAGGACGAATGAGAAGCATTCAGAGGTTGCAGCTGCTTACATAGAG GCCCAACAGATGAAAGCCCGGGAACATCAACAACAAATGCAGATGCAGCAATTGCAGATTATGCAGCAAAGGCATGCTCAAATGCAGCGGAGAGATGCTAGTCATCCTCCACTCCCTGGCTCAATAAATGGTATAGGTTCTGACAGAGTGCTGGGACAGTCTACAGCCAGTGTTTTGGCAGCCAAGATGTATGAAGATCGCATGAAACACCCAAATTCCATGGACACGGAGCCATCTCAGCAGCTATTTGATGCAAATAGGATGGCCCTcttgaaatcatcaacaaatcaGGG CCAGTTGGTTCAAGGAACACCTGGCAATGCATCTGCTTCTCTGCAACACATTCAAGCACAGACACAACAACCTGTG GATATCAAACCTGATGTCAGTTTGGCTGCAACCCAAAGGCCCTTGTCAGTGGATCCATCCATTTATGCATCTGGGATTCTGCATACGAAAAGCCCAG GACTGAATCAGGGTGCTAGTGGTCTTCCACTAAATGGTTGGCCATTGACT GGGATTGATCAGCTTAAACCTAACCTTGGTCAACAAGCACAAAAGTCTTTCATGCAAACTCAAAACCAGTTTCAACTTTTGACAGCACAGCAGCAACATCAGCTTTTAGCACAGGCTCAAGTCCAAGGAAGCATAGGATCAGCAGGTTCACCAAAGCACAGCGACATGGATCCCCGAAGACTCAGAGCACTACCACGAGCGGGTTTGAATGGGAAAGATGGGCAAGCCACTGGAAATGATGGATCTATAGGCTCTCCTCTGCAGTCTGGTTCGCCAAAGGTTAGAGGTCCTTCACAGGATCAAGCAGAACTTCTTTTGAAG ATGAAGATGGCCCAGATACAACAATCTTCAGGACATCAGCAACAGCCTGACCAGTTGCAGCAGCAGCAAATACAGCAG AAcaacaggaaaagaaagcaGCCTTCATCTTCTGGAGCTGCAAACAGCACTGGTACTGGAAATACTGCTGGCCCTTCCCCAAATTCTGCACCCTCAACTCCATCAACCCATACCCCTGGTGATGGGTTGTCTATGGCTGCAAATATGCATGTGAATAATTTGTCTAAAAGTTTGATGATGTATGGTGCAGATGGACCAGGTGGACTTGCATCATCTACAAATCAGCTG GAAGGCATGGAACCCTTTGGAGATGGCTGCTTGGAGGATAATGTAGAATCATTTTTATCCCCACATGATGATGGTGATCCTAGCTTATTTGGTGCACTAAAGAGGAGTCCTACTGAGCATAACACAGACTCTTCAAAAG GCTTTACTTTCCAGGAGGTTGGTTGTCTTCGTTCAAGTACAAGCAAAGTCATCTGCTGCCATTTTTCTTCTGATGGAAAATTGCTGGCTAGTGCTGGGCATGAGAAGAAG GCTGTCCTGTGGAACATGGACACGCTGAAAACAGAGTCTACTCCTGAAGAACACACACACTTGATCACAGATGTTCGATTTAGACCTAGCTCATCTCAACTGGCAACATCTTCCTTTGACAGAACTGTGCGGATGTGGGATGCTGCTGAT CCAAGCTATTGTCTACATGCATTTACTGGTCATGGAACTGCTGTAATGTCTCTAGATTTTCATCCCAAAAAAACGGACATTCTGTGCTCGTGTGATGGCAATGGTGAAATTCGCTTGTGGAGTAGTTTTTCATGCACACGTATTTTCAAg GGTGCAACGGCACAAGTGAGATTTCAACCTAGAGTTGGGCAACTTTTAGCTGCAGCAGCAGACAATTTAATATCTGTCTTTGATTTTGAGTCCGATAGGCGGACACATGCACTGCAG GGTCATGCTGAAAGAGTACATTCTATTTGTTGGGATGCAAATGGGGATTATCTTGCATCTGTAAGTGAGGATTCTGTAAGAGTCTGGTCCTTAGCCTCTGGTGGCCAGTGCATCCATGAACTCAGCTCTAATGGGAACAAGTTCCATTCATGTATTTTTCATCCTGCGTATCCAACACTCTTGGTAATTGGAGGATACCAG TCACTGGAGCTCTGGAACATGGTGGATAACAAAACCATGTCGGTGGCAGCTCATGAAGGTCTGATAGCAGCATTAGCTCAATCACCCTCTACTGGTATGGTGGCATCTGCCAGCCATGATAAATGTGTGAAAATATGGAAATAA
- the LOC116252957 gene encoding uncharacterized protein LOC116252957, with protein MMSSDCHVELRASKKRRFKDEIDAPASKGTEPSQPTLKSKSKPQTTATNHLLACYLAHEFLSRGTLLGRAFDRHDAPTRTASSEPKNLAEAERQPGGASTGACQTYADVSVLLKDDGVHLPGIVNPSQLARWIGM; from the coding sequence ATGATGTCTAGCGACTGCCACGTGGAATTAAGGGCGTCAAAGAAGAGGAGATTTAAGGACGAGATTGACGCCCCGGCGTCGAAGGGCACAGAGCCGAGCCAGCCGACGCTCAAGTCGAAGTCGAAGCCGCAGACGACCGCGACCAACCACCTCCTGGCGTGCTACCTGGCCCACGAGTTCCTCTCACGTGGGACCCTCCTCGGTCGCGCCTTCGACCGTCACGACGCGCCGACTCGGACGGCTTCCTCCGAGCCGAAGAATTTAGCTGAAGCCGAACGGCAACCGGGTGGAGCCTCGACGGGAGCCTGTCAGACGTACGCCGACGTGTCCGTCCTCCTCAAGGACGACGGCGTCCATCTTCCGGGCATCGTCAACCCCAGTCAGCTCGCCAGATGGATCGGTATGTGA
- the LOC116253290 gene encoding pentatricopeptide repeat-containing protein At2g29760, chloroplastic-like, with the protein MAELKQTLSLIIQTGVLNHSSSLANLVSFSATSEEGDLELASLIFAQMQKPSTFSYNVMIRGYSNDGSRSPERALLLYLKMRREGTNADNYTYPFILKVCSLLLALEFGRCIHGKLFSSGHHSDMHTQSSLIRFYAECGLTECGSQVFAETTERDVILWNSILGCYAKSGVLGMARKLFDEMPERNSASYNAVIAGYVKVGDVGSARKLFDEMPQRDVVSWNTMVVGYARSGFVNEAHRLFCEMPCRNLSSWSGMITGLAQSSRFEEALDVFNEMMIEKVKPNQATLVGALSSCAHLGALEQGMWINAYIERSRFNVDDMLCAALIDMYSKCGLLEGAKFIFFKNREKDVCSWSAMICAFSMHGCCEEAIVLFEQMQNIGIKPNGITFVSILTACAHAGMVNKGKEIFHGMRMIHKIEPSIEHYTCMVDLLSRAGHLEQALNFVRTMPMAPDTFVWGSLVSGFMIHGSHHLLNENVAEELARLKHKDSGTYVLMSNLYASIDQWDDVMRLRGLMIDRGVQKNPGCSLIEVDGIVHEFLVGERTHPQCNEIYLLLNLLNRMVKIEEFAH; encoded by the coding sequence ATGGCGGAACTTAAACAGACGCTTTCTTTAATCATCCAAACAGGCGTTTTGAACCACTCATCTTCTCTTGCGAACCTCGTGTCATTCTCTGCTACCTCTGAGGAGGGCGACCTGGAATTGGCATCTCTGATCTTTGCCCAGATGCAAAAACCGAGCACATTCTCATACAACGTAATGATCAGAGGATACTCTAATGATGGCTCCCGTTCCCCTGAAAGAGCTCTTCTCTTGTACCTAAAAATGAGGAGGGAGGGAACAAATGCCGATAACTACACCTATCCGTTTATTCTCAAGGTTTGTTCTCTCCTCCTGGCTCTTGAATTCGGCAGGTGCATTCATGGAAAGCTTTTCAGCAGTGGGCATCACTCTGACATGCACACACAGAGTTCTCTTATAAGGTTTTATGCTGAGTGTGGGTTGACCGAGTGTGGAAGCCAAGTATTTGCTGAAACTACTGAACGGGATGTGATTCTATGGAACTCAATTCTTGGTTGTTATGCTAAATCTGGGGTCTTGGGCATGGCGAGGAAACTGTTCGATGAGATGCCAGAGAGAAATTCTGCTAGTTACAATGCTGTGATCGCTGGATATGTGAAGGTGGGCGACGTTGGAAGTGCTAGGaagttgtttgatgaaatgcctcaACGTGATGTTGTGTCTTGGAACACCATGGTTGTCGGTTATGCGAGATCAGGATTTGTCAATGAGGCTCACAGGTTGTTTTGTGAGATGCCCTGCAGGAACCTGTCATCCTGGAGTGGTATGATAACTGGATTGGCGCAGAGCAGTAGGTTTGAAGAAGCCTTGGATGTCTTCAATGAGATGATGATAGAGAAAGTTAAGCCTAATCAAGCTACACTTGTTGGTGCACTGTCATCTTGTGCGCATCTTGGAGCTCTTGAGCAGGGGATGTGGATTAATGCATACATTGAGAGGAGCAGGTTTAATGTGGATGACATGCTTTGTGCAGCTCTTATAGATATGTACTCTAAATGTGGTCTCCTTGAAGGTGCCAAATTTATCTTCTTCAAGAACAGAGAAAAGGATGTATGCTCATGGAGTGCTATGATATGTGCCTTCTCCATGCACGGATGCTGCGAGGAGGCAATTGTGCTCTTCGAACAAATGCAGAACATAGGGATTAAGCCTAACGGTATTACGTTTGTATCAATCTTGACTGCATGTGCTCATGCAGGAATGGTTaacaagggaaaagaaatttttcatggcaTGCGTATGATTCATAAAATTGAGCCTTCTATAGAGCACTATACGTGTATGGTTGATCTTCTGAGTCGTGCTGGCCATCTAGAGCAGGCTCTGAACTTTGTGAGGACAATGCCAATGGCACCTGATACTTTTGTCTGGGGATCTCTAGTGAGCGGTTTCATGATTCATGGAAGTCATCATTTGTTGAATGAGAATGTTGCAGAGGAATTGGCAAGGCTGAAACATAAGGATAGCGGTACCTATGTGCTTATGTCGAATTTATATGCATCAATTGACCAGTGGGATGATGTGATGAGGTTGAGGGGGTTGATGATAGACCGAGGAGTGCAGAAGAATCCCGGTTGTAGTTTAATCGAGGTTGATGGAATTGTTCATGAGTTTTTAGTTGGAGAAAGAACTCATCCACAATGTAACGAAATATATCTACTGTTAAATCTTTTGAATAGAATGGTAAAGATAGAAGAGTTTGCCCATTGA